CCAAGGTCTTGCCCGTGGGCCATTTCTCAAATGGCGACGACCGCGTTGCTGCCCTTCTAGAGACTTTGTGGGCTCCGGGCACCAAATCGTGCAACCTGACAACTTTTGAAGCATTTCTGGATGGCCTATCGTACTATAATAGTATACTCACCAGCATACTCCCAGGGTAACATCAGGCATTTGCTTTTCGTAGCTAGGTACTGTAAAATTTCAAGACTGCGGGTCATCAGCAATGTCAACACAGCTATATGAGACTTGCTCTGTACTGATCAATGCTCGTTCGGCTTTTACGGACAGCTCTAGTGACTTTGTGTATATGAGTGTATTAAAAACAGAGGTGATTTGTCTCATCAGAACGGATCCTACTTTGTTGTACATTATCTCACCTTCTTTTGGGGTGACAGCCGAAACACCTTGCTTCTTATCTTTGTCTATAACCCGTTTGTCGGGTCTTTGCAGTACCCAACCGTCTATCAGGTTCAGTCCCCAAGACTCCGCGTCTATCAACCCAACGCCATTGCCTTCATAACCCAGGCtcttttaatttatttaagcATACCATCGAACGCGGGAATGAGTGTCTGCGCAAGCCAGAAGGAGAACACCAGCTTGGGGCCGGTCATCAACAGCTGAGGTGATCGTGTCAGTTATCACTTGAAAATGAAGGTATGGTAAGGGTAAGATGAGGATAATCTTACCTTGGGAACAAGTCCCTTGAAGAAAGCGGAGGCACCCTCGTTCTTCATCATGTTGGAAATAATCCTGAAGCCGCTCTCGGGGTTCTCAAAGTTGCGGTTCTGGATGCGGGTCTTGATGACGTCGAGGGGAGCGGAGACGAGGAGGGAGGCGGAAGCTCCAGCGATGGAGGCGATGAAGTTTTGGAACCACGAGGCCTTGTTGTAGTCGTCCAGCTTGAAGAGGTACTCTTTCGTGAAGGCGGAACCACCAAACAGCTGCGCATTGAAAGTCAGTCATAACGATACCACTAGCGGGGTAGACGAAAGATCTTACAGCGAACGATCCAGGAGCGTTACGGGCGGCAGTCCAGCCCCATCCTCTGTACAGACCAaagccctcgtcggcgacgatcCTGAAGACACCGCGGCCGCGGAAGGCCTCGGGGTTTGTCTGTCTCTTGATCTTGAGGACGTCCAAAGGAAGGAGAACGATCTCTCCGATACCGATCAAACTGTCATTCCGAAGGTCAGCGACAAAGCCCCACCTATCCTACTCGATGGACCTTGACTCACCTGCCGGCGGTGGAGTGCATGATGGCCTTGCCCGTCTTCTTGCCGAAGGCGCGCTCAAAATCCTCGCCATAGTTCTTGGCAAGGAAGTCTCTGGCGACGGGCTGGCCTCCGTACTTGTATATTCTCTGGAGGACCTTGTACCCGGCGGCGTAGCCCAGgccggggaagagggagaagaacTTGCGGCCGGCGGTCGCAGTGGCCTTGTCCTTGAAGATAACTTGGTTGAGCTGGTCGATGCCGGCAATCTGGAGTTGTTTGGATACATGTCAGCCTTCTCTCTTACGCGCGCCATATTGCCAAAGCATCCAAGTTCAGGGGAGAGTGGTCTAGCATACCTTGCTCTGGTTGCTCATCAAGCGCTTCGCAATGGTGTCGACCTAAAGCTCCACGTTAGTTCCACGCCCAACATCCGAATCGTCGCAGCTTGTCGCAAGACTCACAGGGTGAAAGACGGCCAACTCGGCGATACCAGCGGAGCCTACAGAGGGTTAGCACGCCGTGCTTCTTGTGTCGCCAGAGCATGGGCGCCAATGCGTACCGGAACCCAAGAGTCGCGCGGTGTTCGACTCCCTCTCCTGCTTGGAAGCAACGGGCGGAGACATCTTGAATCAAAATTTGCGTTTGGAAAGGCGAGGGGGCTTGAAGAATGGGGTTCCAATGGATCAAGAGAATGGGCAGGCTCCGGAGGTCGGTCTGTTGTCAGGGTCGGGAGCACGGATATCACACGAAGCAACTCGATGAGTACGGGGTGAGAAGAGCGATTCAAA
This genomic interval from Colletotrichum higginsianum IMI 349063 chromosome 9, whole genome shotgun sequence contains the following:
- a CDS encoding Mitochondrial carrier protein, whose product is MSPPVASKQERESNTARLLGSGSAGIAELAVFHPVDTIAKRLMSNQSKIAGIDQLNQVIFKDKATATAGRKFFSLFPGLGYAAGYKVLQRIYKYGGQPVARDFLAKNYGEDFERAFGKKTGKAIMHSTAGSLIGIGEIVLLPLDVLKIKRQTNPEAFRGRGVFRIVADEGFGLYRGWGWTAARNAPGSFALFGGSAFTKEYLFKLDDYNKASWFQNFIASIAGASASLLVSAPLDVIKTRIQNRNFENPESGFRIISNMMKNEGASAFFKGLVPKLLMTGPKLVFSFWLAQTLIPAFDGMLK